Proteins from a genomic interval of Mycobacterium conspicuum:
- the zwf gene encoding glucose-6-phosphate dehydrogenase, translating into MSPASSAGAGQWHNPLRDKEDKRLPRIAGPCAMVLFGVTGDLAHKKVVPAVYDLANRGLLPPSFSLVGFARRDWDHDAFAQVILDDVKQGCRTPFRQTVWERLADGLRFVRGAFDDDDAFARLAETLEKLDAERGIGGNHVFYLAIPPKSFPVVCEQLHSSGLARPQEDRWSRVVIEKPFGHDLKSACDLNHVVNSVFPEESVFRIDHYLGKETVQNILALRFANQFWDPIWNAHYVDHVQITMAEDIGLGGRAGYYDGIGAARDVIQNHLMQLLALTAMEEPVSFNPKALQSEKIKVLSATQLAEPLDETTSRGQYAAGWQGGEKVVGLLDEEGFAKDSTTETFAAITLEVDTRRWAGVPFYLRTGKRLGRRVTEIALVFKRAPHLPFDATMTDELGANALVIRVQPDEGITLRFGSKVPGSTMEVRDVNMDFSYGSAFTEDSPEAYERLILDVLLGEPSLFPVNEEVELAWQILDPVLDHWAAHGKPDPYESGTWGPESAVEMLRRTGREWRRP; encoded by the coding sequence ATGAGCCCGGCCAGCTCCGCGGGCGCCGGCCAATGGCACAACCCGTTGCGAGACAAAGAGGACAAGCGGCTCCCCCGAATCGCCGGCCCGTGCGCCATGGTGCTTTTCGGTGTCACCGGCGACCTCGCCCACAAAAAGGTGGTCCCGGCCGTCTACGACCTGGCCAACCGCGGGTTGCTGCCACCGAGCTTCTCCCTCGTGGGCTTCGCGCGTCGCGACTGGGATCACGACGCGTTCGCCCAGGTGATTCTTGACGACGTCAAGCAGGGCTGCCGCACCCCGTTTCGCCAAACGGTCTGGGAACGGCTGGCCGACGGATTGCGTTTTGTGCGAGGCGCTTTCGACGACGACGACGCGTTCGCGCGGCTGGCCGAGACGTTGGAAAAGCTGGACGCTGAGCGCGGCATCGGCGGGAATCACGTCTTCTACCTGGCGATCCCGCCGAAGTCGTTTCCCGTGGTGTGCGAACAGCTGCACTCCTCCGGGCTGGCCCGCCCGCAGGAAGACCGGTGGAGCCGGGTGGTCATCGAGAAGCCCTTCGGGCATGACCTGAAGAGCGCGTGCGACCTCAACCATGTGGTCAACTCCGTCTTCCCGGAGGAGTCGGTGTTCCGGATCGACCACTACCTGGGCAAGGAGACGGTGCAGAACATCTTGGCGCTGCGCTTCGCCAACCAGTTCTGGGATCCGATCTGGAACGCGCACTACGTCGATCACGTGCAGATCACCATGGCCGAAGACATCGGCCTCGGCGGGCGCGCCGGGTATTACGACGGCATCGGCGCCGCCCGCGACGTCATCCAGAACCACCTGATGCAACTGCTGGCGCTCACCGCGATGGAAGAGCCGGTGAGCTTCAACCCGAAGGCGTTGCAGTCCGAGAAGATCAAGGTGCTGTCGGCCACCCAACTCGCCGAACCGCTCGACGAGACCACCAGCCGCGGCCAATACGCGGCCGGATGGCAGGGTGGCGAAAAGGTGGTCGGCCTGCTTGACGAAGAGGGCTTCGCCAAGGACTCCACCACCGAAACGTTCGCCGCAATCACTTTGGAAGTCGACACCCGCCGCTGGGCCGGTGTGCCGTTCTACCTGCGAACCGGAAAACGGTTGGGCCGCAGGGTAACCGAGATCGCGCTGGTCTTCAAGCGCGCGCCACATCTACCGTTCGACGCCACCATGACCGACGAACTCGGCGCCAATGCCCTGGTGATCCGGGTGCAGCCCGACGAAGGGATCACCCTGCGGTTCGGCTCCAAGGTCCCGGGCAGCACGATGGAGGTCCGCGACGTCAACATGGACTTCTCCTACGGGTCGGCGTTCACCGAAGATTCGCCCGAGGCGTATGAGCGGCTGATCCTGGACGTGCTGCTGGGCGAGCCCTCCCTGTTCCCGGTGAACGAGGAGGTCGAATTGGCTTGGCAAATACTCGATCCCGTCCTCGACCACTGGGCCGCGCACGGCAAGCCCGACCCGTACGAATCGGGTACCTGGGGTCCCGAGTCGGCCGTCGAAATGTTGCGCCGCACCGGCCGGGAGTGGCGGCGGCCATGA
- the tal gene encoding transaldolase — protein sequence MTQNPNLAALSKAGVSVWLDDLSRQRMDSGNLQELIDTKSVVGVTTNPSIFQKAFAEGDTYDPQIAELAARGADVDATVRTITTDDVRRGCDVLKPQWEASDGVDGRVSIEVDPRLAAETDKTVAQAVELWKIVDRPNLFIKIPATKAGLPAITSVLAEGISVNVTLIFSVERHRQVMDAYLAGLEKAREAGHDLSKIHSVASFFVSRVDTEIDKRLEKIGSEDALGLRGRAGVANARLAYAAYQEVFEGGERYQALKADGARVQRPLWASTGVKNPDYSDTLYVTELVAPNTVNTMPEKTIDAVADHGEIKGDTVTGTASAAQEVFDKLEAVGIDLTDVFKVLENEGVDKFVESWTELLEETQKQLSSSDK from the coding sequence ATGACCCAGAACCCTAACCTCGCGGCGTTGAGCAAGGCTGGAGTGTCCGTTTGGCTCGACGACTTGTCGCGTCAGCGAATGGATTCGGGCAATTTGCAGGAGCTGATCGACACCAAGAGTGTCGTCGGCGTGACCACGAACCCGTCCATCTTCCAGAAGGCGTTCGCCGAAGGCGACACCTACGACCCGCAGATCGCCGAGCTGGCCGCCCGGGGTGCCGACGTGGACGCCACCGTCCGCACCATCACCACCGACGACGTGCGCCGGGGCTGCGACGTGCTCAAGCCCCAGTGGGAGGCATCCGACGGCGTCGACGGCCGGGTGTCCATCGAGGTCGACCCGCGATTGGCGGCCGAGACGGACAAGACCGTCGCGCAGGCGGTGGAACTGTGGAAGATTGTCGACCGGCCGAACCTGTTCATCAAGATCCCGGCCACCAAGGCCGGCCTGCCGGCCATCACCTCCGTTCTCGCGGAAGGGATTTCGGTCAACGTCACGCTCATCTTCTCCGTCGAGCGTCACCGCCAGGTGATGGACGCCTACCTGGCGGGACTGGAGAAGGCGCGCGAGGCTGGCCACGACCTGTCCAAGATCCATTCGGTGGCATCGTTTTTCGTGTCCCGGGTGGACACCGAGATCGACAAGCGGCTGGAGAAGATCGGCTCCGAGGACGCTCTCGGGTTGCGCGGTCGGGCCGGTGTCGCGAACGCCCGGCTGGCCTACGCGGCCTACCAGGAAGTATTCGAGGGCGGCGAGCGCTACCAGGCGTTGAAGGCCGACGGCGCCCGGGTGCAGCGTCCGCTGTGGGCCTCCACCGGCGTCAAGAACCCCGACTACTCCGACACGCTCTATGTCACCGAGCTGGTCGCACCCAACACGGTCAACACCATGCCGGAGAAGACAATTGACGCCGTTGCCGACCACGGCGAGATCAAGGGCGACACCGTCACCGGCACCGCTTCGGCCGCCCAGGAAGTCTTCGACAAACTGGAGGCGGTGGGCATCGACCTGACCGACGTCTTCAAGGTGTTGGAGAACGAGGGTGTGGACAAGTTCGTGGAGTCCTGGACCGAGCTGCTCGAGGAAACGCAGAAGCAACTGAGCTCGTCTGACAAATGA
- the tkt gene encoding transketolase, translating to MTTLEEISALTQAHHPDDWTDIDSAAVDTIRVLAADAVQKVGNGHPGTAMSLAPLAYTLFQRTMRHDPSDTHWLGRDRFVLSAGHSSLTLYLQLYLGGFGLELSDIESLRTWGSKTPGHPEFRHTKGVEITTGPLGQGLASAVGMAMASRYERGLFDPDAAPGESPFDHHIYVIASDGDIEEGVTSEASSLAAVQQLGNLIVFYDHNQISIEDDTNIALCEDTAARYRAYGWHVQEVEGGENVVGIEEAIANAKAATDRPSFISLRTIIGYPAPKLMNTGKAHGAALGDEEVAAVKKILGFDPDKTFEVRDDVIAHTRKLVQRGKEAHEKWQPEFEAWAQREPERKALLDRLTAEKLPDGWDADVPHWEPGSDPIATRKASNGVLDAVGPKLPELWGGSADLAGSTNTTIKGADSFGPPSISTKDYTAHWYGRTLHFGVREHAMGSILSGIVLHGPTRAYGATFLQFSDYMRPAVRLASLMDIDTIYVWTHDSIGLGEDGPTHQPIEHLSALRAIPNLSVVRPADANETAYAWRTILARGNGSGPVGLILTRQNVPVLQGTDFEGVGRGGYILGDSDPDEEPDVILIGTGSEVQLAVEAQKLLADKDILARVVSMPCVEWFESQPEDYRDSVLPPTVSARVAVEAGVAQSWHKLVGDTGKIVSIEHYGESADYKTLFREYGFTAEAVAAAAEQVVDN from the coding sequence GTGACCACACTCGAAGAGATCTCTGCGCTGACCCAAGCCCACCACCCCGACGACTGGACCGACATCGATTCGGCTGCGGTCGACACCATTCGGGTGCTGGCCGCCGACGCCGTGCAGAAAGTCGGCAACGGTCATCCCGGGACCGCGATGAGCCTGGCCCCGTTGGCCTACACGCTGTTTCAGCGCACCATGCGGCACGATCCGAGCGACACCCACTGGTTGGGCCGCGACCGGTTCGTGCTCTCGGCCGGGCACAGCAGCCTGACCCTGTACCTGCAGCTCTACCTCGGCGGCTTCGGTCTCGAACTGTCCGACATCGAGTCGCTGCGCACCTGGGGATCCAAGACGCCCGGGCACCCGGAATTCCGACACACCAAGGGCGTCGAGATCACCACCGGGCCCCTCGGCCAGGGTTTGGCCTCGGCGGTCGGCATGGCGATGGCGTCGCGCTACGAGCGCGGCCTGTTCGACCCGGACGCGGCCCCCGGCGAAAGCCCATTCGACCATCACATCTACGTGATCGCTTCCGACGGCGACATCGAGGAGGGCGTGACCTCGGAGGCGTCGTCGCTGGCGGCCGTCCAGCAGCTGGGCAACCTCATCGTGTTCTACGACCACAACCAGATCTCGATCGAGGACGACACCAACATCGCGCTGTGCGAGGACACCGCCGCGCGCTATCGCGCGTACGGCTGGCACGTGCAGGAGGTGGAGGGCGGCGAGAACGTCGTCGGCATCGAGGAGGCGATCGCCAACGCCAAGGCCGCCACCGACCGGCCGTCATTCATCTCGTTGCGCACCATCATCGGCTACCCGGCACCGAAGTTGATGAACACCGGCAAGGCGCACGGCGCGGCGCTCGGCGACGAAGAGGTCGCGGCGGTCAAGAAGATCCTCGGGTTCGATCCCGACAAGACGTTCGAGGTGCGCGACGACGTCATCGCCCACACGCGCAAGCTGGTGCAGCGCGGCAAGGAAGCCCACGAGAAATGGCAACCGGAGTTCGAGGCGTGGGCGCAGCGTGAGCCCGAGCGCAAGGCGCTGCTTGACCGGTTGACCGCGGAGAAGCTGCCCGACGGCTGGGACGCCGACGTGCCGCACTGGGAGCCCGGCTCCGACCCGATCGCCACCCGGAAGGCGTCCAACGGGGTGCTCGACGCGGTCGGCCCGAAGCTGCCCGAACTGTGGGGTGGTTCAGCCGACCTGGCCGGCAGCACCAACACCACCATCAAGGGCGCGGATTCCTTTGGCCCACCGTCGATCTCGACGAAGGACTACACGGCGCACTGGTATGGCCGCACGCTGCATTTCGGCGTTCGCGAACACGCCATGGGGTCGATCCTGTCCGGCATCGTGTTGCACGGCCCCACCCGCGCCTACGGCGCCACGTTTCTGCAGTTCTCCGACTACATGCGTCCCGCGGTGCGGCTGGCGTCGCTGATGGACATCGACACCATCTATGTGTGGACGCACGATTCGATCGGGCTCGGCGAGGACGGCCCGACCCATCAGCCCATCGAGCACCTGTCGGCGTTGCGGGCCATCCCCAACCTGTCGGTGGTGCGCCCGGCCGACGCCAACGAGACTGCCTACGCCTGGCGCACCATCCTGGCCCGCGGCAACGGCAGCGGGCCGGTCGGTCTGATCCTGACCCGACAGAACGTACCGGTGCTGCAGGGTACCGACTTCGAGGGCGTCGGCCGCGGCGGCTACATCCTGGGTGACAGCGACCCCGATGAGGAACCCGACGTCATCTTGATCGGTACGGGCTCCGAGGTGCAGCTCGCGGTCGAAGCGCAGAAGTTGTTGGCGGACAAGGACATTCTGGCTCGGGTGGTGTCGATGCCGTGCGTGGAATGGTTCGAGTCGCAGCCCGAGGACTACCGCGACAGCGTGCTGCCCCCGACCGTGTCGGCGCGGGTGGCCGTCGAGGCCGGCGTGGCGCAATCCTGGCACAAACTGGTCGGCGACACCGGAAAGATCGTGTCGATCGAGCACTACGGCGAATCCGCCGACTACAAGACGTTGTTCCGTGAATACGGCTTCACCGCCGAAGCCGTCGCTGCCGCCGCGGAACAGGTAGTCGACAACTGA
- a CDS encoding heme o synthase, with protein sequence MSVGGRLALTRVPSRVRGTVLAYLALTKPRVIELLLVTAIPAMLLADRGHVDPLLILNTLIGGILAAGGANTLNCVADADIDKLMKRTARRPLARAAVPTRNALVLGLAMTAGSFCWLWWTTNLLSGLLALGTVAFYVFIYTLLLKRRTPQNVVWGGAAGCMPVMIGWSAVTDTIGWPAVAMFAIIFFWTPPHTWALAMRYKEDYQAAGVPMLPAVATERQVTKQILVYTWLTVLATLVLALATGWLYAAVAALAGAWFLTMAHQLYAGVRVGEPVKPLRLFLQSNNYLALVFCALAVDSAIGLPTLF encoded by the coding sequence GTGAGCGTTGGTGGGCGCCTCGCGCTGACCCGAGTGCCGAGCCGAGTACGTGGCACCGTGCTGGCGTATCTGGCGCTGACCAAACCCCGGGTGATCGAGCTGCTGTTGGTCACCGCGATCCCCGCGATGCTGCTCGCCGACCGCGGCCACGTGGACCCGCTGCTGATCCTCAACACGCTGATCGGCGGGATATTGGCCGCCGGCGGCGCCAACACCCTCAACTGTGTGGCCGACGCCGACATCGACAAGCTGATGAAGCGCACCGCGCGGCGGCCGCTGGCCCGCGCGGCGGTGCCCACGCGCAACGCGTTGGTGCTGGGGCTGGCGATGACCGCGGGCTCGTTCTGCTGGCTGTGGTGGACGACCAACCTGTTGTCCGGCCTGCTGGCCCTCGGGACCGTCGCGTTCTACGTGTTCATCTACACGCTGTTGCTCAAGCGCCGGACTCCGCAAAACGTGGTGTGGGGCGGTGCGGCCGGCTGCATGCCGGTGATGATCGGGTGGTCGGCGGTGACCGACACCATCGGCTGGCCGGCGGTGGCGATGTTCGCGATCATCTTCTTCTGGACGCCGCCGCACACCTGGGCCCTGGCGATGCGGTACAAGGAGGACTATCAGGCGGCCGGTGTCCCGATGTTGCCGGCGGTGGCGACCGAGCGTCAGGTCACCAAGCAGATCCTCGTCTACACCTGGCTGACGGTGCTGGCGACGCTCGTGCTGGCGCTGGCGACGGGCTGGCTCTACGCCGCGGTCGCGGCGCTGGCCGGCGCGTGGTTCCTGACGATGGCCCACCAGCTCTACGCGGGCGTGCGCGTCGGCGAACCGGTCAAGCCGCTGCGGCTGTTCCTGCAGTCGAATAACTATCTGGCGCTGGTGTTCTGCGCGTTGGCGGTCGACTCCGCGATCGGGTTGCCGACGCTGTTCTAG
- a CDS encoding quinone oxidoreductase family protein — MHAIEITETGGPEVLRYVETAQPTPGQGEVLIKTEAIGVNFIDTYFREGKYPRQLPFILGSEACGTISAVGDGVDGFRVGERVVSAAANGGYAEFVTAPAILTATVPDGVTSEVAASVLLKGLTAHYLVKSVYPVQTGDAVLVHAGAGGVGLILTQWAHLLGARVITTVSTPEKERLSRQAGADEVLPYPDHPDGAAEFGQRIRALTGGAGVAVVYDGVGATTFDASLASLAIRGTLALFGASSGPVPPVDPQRLNAAGSVFLTRPALVHFMRTAQEFSWRADELFEAVAGGDISIEVGGRYPLSDAARAHEDLQGRRTSGSLVLLP; from the coding sequence ATGCACGCAATCGAAATCACCGAAACCGGCGGTCCCGAAGTCCTGCGTTACGTCGAGACGGCGCAACCCACGCCCGGGCAAGGCGAGGTGCTGATCAAGACCGAGGCCATCGGTGTCAACTTCATCGACACCTATTTCCGCGAGGGCAAATATCCGCGTCAGCTGCCCTTCATTCTCGGCTCGGAAGCCTGCGGCACGATCTCCGCCGTCGGTGACGGAGTCGACGGCTTCCGCGTGGGCGAACGCGTCGTGAGCGCGGCGGCCAACGGTGGCTATGCCGAATTCGTCACTGCCCCAGCGATTTTGACGGCGACGGTGCCAGACGGCGTCACCTCCGAGGTGGCGGCTTCGGTGTTGCTCAAGGGCCTGACCGCGCACTACCTGGTGAAGTCGGTGTATCCCGTGCAAACCGGCGACGCGGTGCTGGTGCATGCCGGCGCCGGCGGCGTGGGTCTGATCCTGACGCAGTGGGCGCATCTGCTCGGGGCGCGGGTCATCACCACGGTGTCGACGCCGGAAAAGGAACGACTGTCGCGGCAGGCCGGCGCCGACGAGGTGCTCCCCTACCCCGACCATCCCGATGGGGCCGCCGAGTTCGGCCAGCGGATTCGCGCGCTGACCGGGGGCGCCGGAGTTGCCGTGGTGTACGACGGGGTGGGCGCCACCACTTTCGATGCCAGCCTGGCCAGCCTGGCCATCCGCGGGACTTTGGCGCTGTTCGGCGCGTCCAGCGGGCCGGTTCCGCCGGTGGATCCCCAGCGCCTCAACGCGGCCGGGTCGGTGTTCCTCACCCGGCCCGCGCTGGTTCACTTCATGCGCACCGCACAGGAATTCAGCTGGCGGGCCGACGAATTGTTCGAAGCCGTCGCGGGCGGGGACATCAGCATCGAGGTCGGCGGACGCTATCCACTCTCCGACGCGGCGCGGGCGCACGAGGATCTGCAGGGCCGCCGGACCAGTGGCTCGCTGGTGTTATTGCCGTAG
- a CDS encoding ATP-grasp domain-containing protein, translated as MKLARPDVFHPRIVLAGCPRRAGGDADDAGLVTALRRRGLQARWLSWDDPEIAGAHLVILRATHDYADRLDEFLAWTTGVANLLNPPAVVAWNADRRYVTDLTDRGVPTVPGEVVAPGERARLPRHGDVFVGPTVGTGTRRFGERSAAAAYIAGAKHSVFVQAADSAPDTVLIFLGGKPSHAFPPEPDFELWDVGAAALAAAAADPAELLCARVHLSGNRVVDLQLVDPSLGWRRLDADTRDLAQREFALAVESACERLGLGPLSHRGP; from the coding sequence ATGAAGCTTGCCCGGCCGGACGTCTTCCATCCCCGCATCGTGCTGGCGGGATGTCCGCGGCGCGCCGGCGGTGACGCCGATGACGCCGGTCTGGTCACGGCCCTGCGCCGGCGCGGTCTGCAGGCGCGCTGGTTGTCGTGGGACGACCCCGAGATCGCGGGCGCGCACCTGGTGATACTGCGGGCCACCCACGACTACGCCGACCGGCTCGACGAGTTCCTGGCCTGGACCACCGGCGTGGCCAACCTACTGAATCCGCCCGCCGTCGTCGCCTGGAACGCCGACCGGCGCTACGTGACCGATCTCACGGACCGCGGGGTGCCGACGGTGCCCGGCGAGGTCGTCGCGCCGGGCGAGCGGGCCCGACTGCCGCGCCACGGCGATGTGTTCGTCGGCCCGACCGTCGGCACCGGCACCCGGCGGTTTGGCGAACGGTCCGCGGCCGCCGCGTATATCGCCGGCGCCAAGCACAGCGTGTTCGTCCAGGCGGCCGATTCGGCCCCCGATACGGTGCTGATCTTCTTGGGCGGCAAGCCGTCCCACGCGTTCCCGCCCGAACCTGATTTCGAGCTCTGGGACGTTGGCGCCGCCGCGTTGGCCGCCGCCGCAGCGGATCCGGCCGAGTTGCTTTGCGCGCGAGTGCATCTGAGCGGTAACCGGGTGGTGGACCTGCAACTTGTGGACCCGTCGCTGGGCTGGCGACGGTTGGACGCCGACACCCGCGACCTTGCCCAGCGCGAATTCGCGCTGGCCGTGGAGTCAGCGTGCGAGCGGCTCGGGCTGGGTCCGCTCTCGCATCGAGGCCCATAG
- a CDS encoding COX15/CtaA family protein, producing the protein MALRRLVDLLPNPSLRAQRVIAALVILTQGGIAVTGAIVRVTASGLGCPTWPQCFPGSFTPVAVAEVPRIHQAVEFGNRMITFAVVIAAALAVLAVTRVRRRTEVLVYAWLMPLSTVVQAVIGGITVRTGLLWWTVAIHLLASMTMVWLSVLLYVKVGEPDDAVVHARVARPLRALTVLSAVDLAAVLVTGTLVTAAGPHAGDRSPSRTVPRLKVEITTLVHAHSSLLIAYGALLVGLGAGLLAVGAARAILIRLGVLLALVAAQAAVGTAQYYTGVPAALVALHVAGAAACTAATAALWASMRERTQPEPLAR; encoded by the coding sequence GTGGCTTTGCGACGGTTGGTGGACCTGCTGCCCAACCCGAGCCTGCGCGCCCAGCGGGTGATCGCCGCGCTCGTCATCCTCACCCAGGGTGGGATCGCCGTCACCGGGGCGATTGTCCGCGTCACCGCGTCGGGCCTGGGCTGTCCGACCTGGCCGCAATGCTTTCCGGGCAGCTTCACCCCGGTCGCCGTCGCCGAGGTGCCGCGAATCCACCAGGCCGTCGAGTTCGGCAATCGGATGATCACCTTCGCCGTTGTCATCGCCGCGGCGCTGGCCGTGCTGGCGGTGACCCGGGTACGCCGGCGCACGGAGGTGCTGGTCTACGCCTGGCTGATGCCGCTCTCCACCGTGGTGCAGGCGGTGATCGGCGGCATCACGGTGCGCACCGGACTGCTGTGGTGGACGGTCGCCATTCACCTGCTGGCGTCGATGACGATGGTGTGGCTGTCGGTGCTGCTCTACGTCAAGGTGGGCGAGCCCGACGATGCAGTGGTGCACGCCCGCGTGGCCAGGCCGCTGCGCGCGCTGACGGTGCTGAGCGCGGTGGACCTGGCGGCGGTGCTGGTGACCGGCACGCTGGTCACCGCGGCGGGCCCGCACGCGGGCGACCGCAGCCCGAGCCGCACGGTGCCGCGGCTGAAGGTCGAGATCACCACCCTGGTGCATGCGCATTCGTCACTGCTGATCGCCTACGGGGCGCTGCTGGTGGGCCTGGGCGCCGGCCTGCTGGCGGTCGGTGCCGCCCGGGCGATCCTGATTCGCCTCGGTGTGCTGCTGGCGCTGGTGGCCGCGCAAGCCGCCGTCGGGACCGCGCAGTACTACACCGGGGTTCCCGCCGCCCTGGTCGCCCTCCACGTCGCCGGCGCGGCCGCGTGCACGGCGGCGACGGCCGCGCTATGGGCCTCGATGCGAGAGCGGACCCAGCCCGAGCCGCTCGCACGCTGA
- a CDS encoding ABC transporter permease yields MTETFPAGTFAPDPRPSSVRRMLAAQFGLELKLLLRNGEQLLLTMFIPITLLVGLTLLPFGSFGHNRAATFVPVIMALAVISTAFTGQAIAVAFDRRYGALKRLGATPLPVWGIIAGKSLAVVFTVFLQSIILGAIGFGLGWRPALAALALGALVIALGTAAFAALGLLLGGTLKAEIVLAVANLLWFVFAGFGALTVDTSMIPKAVKWAARVTPSGALTEALSQAMSLSVDWFGVAVLAVWGAVAALAAMRWFRFT; encoded by the coding sequence ATGACCGAGACATTCCCCGCGGGCACCTTCGCCCCGGACCCGCGCCCGAGTTCCGTGCGCCGGATGCTGGCCGCGCAGTTCGGCCTGGAGTTGAAGCTGCTGCTGCGCAACGGCGAGCAACTGCTGCTCACCATGTTCATCCCGATCACACTGCTGGTCGGGCTGACGCTGTTGCCGTTCGGGTCGTTCGGCCACAACCGGGCGGCGACGTTCGTTCCGGTGATCATGGCGCTGGCGGTGATCTCCACCGCGTTCACCGGCCAGGCGATCGCGGTGGCGTTCGACCGCCGCTACGGCGCCTTGAAGCGGCTCGGCGCCACCCCGTTGCCGGTGTGGGGGATCATCGCCGGCAAGTCGCTGGCCGTCGTCTTTACGGTGTTCCTGCAGTCAATCATCTTGGGCGCCATCGGGTTTGGGCTCGGTTGGCGGCCGGCGTTGGCGGCGCTGGCGCTGGGCGCGCTGGTGATTGCGTTGGGCACCGCGGCCTTCGCGGCGCTCGGCCTGCTGCTCGGCGGCACCCTGAAGGCCGAGATCGTGCTCGCGGTCGCGAACCTGCTGTGGTTCGTGTTCGCCGGGTTCGGCGCGCTGACCGTCGACACGAGCATGATCCCGAAGGCGGTGAAGTGGGCGGCCCGCGTGACACCGTCCGGCGCCCTGACCGAGGCGCTGTCGCAGGCGATGAGCCTGTCGGTGGACTGGTTCGGGGTCGCGGTGCTGGCGGTGTGGGGCGCGGTGGCGGCGCTGGCCGCGATGCGCTGGTTCCGCTTCACCTGA
- a CDS encoding ABC transporter ATP-binding protein, protein MSPSDVVVQLRGVCKRYGSTTAVADFDLEVHAAEVFALLGPNGAGKTTTVEMCEGFVRPDAGTIEVLGLDPITDNARLRARIGVMLQGGGGYPAARAGEMLNLVASYAADPLDPQWLLDTLGLTEAARTTYRRLSGGQQQRLALACALVGRPELVFLDEPTAGMDAHARLLVWELIDALRRDGVTVVLTTHQLKEAEELADRLIIIDHGVTVAAGTPSELMRSGAKGQLRFTAPPRLDLSLLAAALPEDYRARELTPGEYLVEGAVDPQVLATVTAWCAQIDVLATDLRVEQRSLEDVFLDLTGRKLR, encoded by the coding sequence GTGAGCCCCTCCGACGTGGTCGTACAGCTGCGCGGGGTGTGCAAGCGGTACGGGTCCACGACGGCTGTCGCTGATTTCGATCTCGAGGTCCATGCCGCCGAGGTGTTCGCCCTGCTGGGCCCCAACGGCGCCGGAAAGACCACCACGGTCGAGATGTGCGAGGGGTTCGTCCGTCCGGACGCCGGCACCATCGAGGTGCTGGGGCTGGATCCGATCACCGACAACGCTCGGCTGCGCGCACGCATCGGCGTGATGCTGCAGGGCGGCGGCGGCTACCCCGCGGCCCGCGCCGGCGAAATGCTGAACCTGGTGGCCTCCTACGCCGCCGATCCGCTGGATCCGCAGTGGCTGCTGGACACCCTGGGCCTCACCGAGGCCGCCCGCACCACCTATCGCCGGCTGTCCGGCGGTCAGCAGCAACGGCTGGCGCTGGCCTGCGCGCTGGTCGGGCGCCCGGAATTGGTGTTCCTCGACGAGCCCACGGCGGGGATGGATGCCCACGCCCGGCTGCTGGTGTGGGAATTGATCGACGCGCTGCGCCGCGACGGCGTGACGGTGGTGCTGACCACCCACCAGCTCAAGGAGGCCGAGGAACTCGCCGACCGGCTGATCATCATCGACCACGGCGTCACGGTGGCCGCGGGAACGCCGTCGGAGTTGATGCGCTCCGGCGCCAAAGGCCAGCTGCGGTTCACCGCGCCACCGCGACTGGACCTGTCCCTGCTGGCCGCCGCGCTGCCGGAGGACTACCGGGCCCGCGAGCTGACGCCGGGCGAGTACCTGGTGGAAGGCGCCGTCGACCCGCAGGTGCTGGCGACCGTCACGGCGTGGTGCGCGCAGATCGACGTGCTCGCCACCGACCTGCGCGTCGAGCAACGCAGCCTCGAGGATGTGTTCCTGGATCTGACCGGCAGGAAGTTGCGGTAA